The sequence below is a genomic window from Draconibacterium halophilum.
CTTACGATCAATCCCTAATCCGGTGCAAAGATATTTATTCTGTTAGAAATCCTGCAAACTATGTTCTTTTACTTAATAAAAGAATTAGTGATCGGCAATCTTAAATTTAATGCAAAACAAATAATTTGATTATTTCCAAAGAATAAATTTGTTTTTTTAAGCATCTCCAGCACTTAAAGATGAATTCTTTTGTGCAATAGGGAATATAAGTAGCAAATAGCGGCGAACCGGATGAAACAATTCTAGGCCGAAGTGTTAAAATGATATTAAGTGTTGTGATAAGAAGAGGAATAAAAGCTTACAATTTTTCTGACAAATAAAATCTGGAAAACATTACCAAAAAACAAGGCCGGTTGACACAGAAGGTATGGTGCTTCTGAGAAATGAAGGTAATACCCTGCCAATGGCTTTTTTCTGAAACTCCTTGTCAAACTTTTTCTCATCTGATTCAAAATTGTTACGACCTTTAAAGTTTTTGAGTAGCTCTTCGGTCCTTTTTACAAACGTTGATGTTGAAAATCGAAGAAAAATATTTTTTCCAAAGGCGAATGATAAAACCTGTGTTACGCTTTTTGCGTCTTGCCTTTCTTATTTTTTCAGGCACCTGTACTGGCATTTGATCGGTTTTAATATAGCCCTGCTGCACACAGACAAAGAATCGCTGTAATGAAGCAAATTACAGCGACTTTTCTTTTTTATAGCTTTCAACTATCAGAATATTTCAAAATTGATAATAACAAACTTTCTGGTATGTCTTGTTGTTTGGATGTATGAAATCAGTTTTATTATGCGACTTATTCTTTTACTTATTTTTAAAAAATTCAATGTTAAAATTTATCGTCTTTTCGGTCGAATGGTTTTGGTAACCATTATATGTATTTCACTAACCTACTGTTCACCAAAAACTACAAGTATTAATTTACCTATAGATACGCCTGAAAATTTTTCAGTTCAGGGAGTTACTGAAACTCCCGACAAATGGTGGACAGTTTTTGAAGATGAGCAATTAAATTCATTAATTGACAGTGCACTTCAAAATAATATGGATCTGCAAACTACGTGGTACAGGCTTCAGGAATCGCAGGCTATTATAGATCGGGTATCTGCGGAAATGTACCCTTCATTCGACGGATCGGCACAGGCAGAAATAAACAACAGGCAGTCAGAATTTCAGCAAAGCCAACGGTTCAGGATCGGGTTGTATTCTGAATATGAAATTGATTTATGGGGAAGAATAAATTCGAGTGTTGAAGCACAGCAGTTTCGGGCAGCAGCCTCATTTGAAGATTACCAGACAGCAGTAATTTCTCTTTCGGCCGAAATTTCCCGCACATGGTACAATTTAGTTGTAGCGACAAATCAACTACAGCTCGCCGAAAACCAGGTAGAAACCAATGAAAAAACGCTAAGCCTGATAAAAATCCGGTTTGGCAGCGGACAAATTCGGGGAGTCGACATATTGCGGCAAATCCAGTTGCTTGAGGCAACAAAAGAGCAAAAAATAAACGCTGAATTAAATGTAAAAATACTGGAGAATCAATTAGCAGTTTTGGTTGGCAAATCGCCACAGGAAAAACCAGGCTATTTACTGCCTCCACTTCCCGAGCCACCTGCATTGCCCGATCCCGGCATTCCGGCTACTCTGATTCAACGCCGACCCGATGTCAGAAGCGCGTACAATCTTTTACAGGCGGCCGACCGCGAGGCAGCGGCGGCAATAAGCAATAAATATCCACGACTTACTTTAAGCGCATCAATTTCTTCCGGTGCTTATGATATTGAAGATCTATTTACCGATTTGGGACGTGGAATTGCCGCCAATCTTCTTGCTCCGGTTTTTCGGGGTGGAGAATTAAATGCAGAAGCAGACCGTGCAGAGGCATTAAAACAACAGCGGCTTTACCAATACGGGAATGTGGTTTTGACTGCTTTTCGTGAAGTGGAAGATGCACTGGTGCAGGAACAAAAACAAATTCAAATTATCAAGAGCATACAGGAACAGGTTGAACTGGCGGCTAAAACTATTGAACAGTTAAAAACAGAATATCTGAATGGCATGAGCAACTATCTCGACGTGCTAACCGCTCTGGATGAGGAACAACAATTACGGAGGGATTTGCTCCGGGCAAAGCTGGCATTAATTGAATATCGGATCGCATTGTATCGTGCACTGGCCGGGGGACTCGAATCTCAACAAAATCTGTAAAAAAAGTCAAAATCATTATGACAGAACATACACATTCATCGCAAAAAGAAGATAACCCGGTAAACAGAAAAAAGACGATTATCATTAGTTTGGTGATTCTGCTTGCCGCCGCCGCTGTTACAGCTGTAATTTTTTCTACTGAGCCAACGGCAAAACGTGGCGGTGCAACAAAAGAAACCGCTATGCTTGTAGATGTTGTTCAAGTAACCCGAGGCAACTACCGCCCAACTATTATTACTACCGGAACCGTTGTTCCCGCAAAAGATGTCTTTTTAAGTCCGCGGGTAAACGGCGAAATTGTTAGCCGTTCGGATAATTTTACGCCCGGAGGATATGCAAAAAAAGGCGAGGTACTGGTAAAAATTGATCCGGCTGATTATGTGAATGCATTGCAACTGCGGCAAAGCGAATTGCACCAGGCTCAGGCCGATCTCGAGATTGAAATGGGGCGTCAAAATGTTGCCATGAAAGATTACCAGTTGGTTGAGGAAGAACTTGCTGGAGAAAACAAAGCTTTGGTACTTCGCGAACCACAGTTAAATGCCGCGCGCTC
It includes:
- a CDS encoding efflux transporter outer membrane subunit gives rise to the protein MRLILLLIFKKFNVKIYRLFGRMVLVTIICISLTYCSPKTTSINLPIDTPENFSVQGVTETPDKWWTVFEDEQLNSLIDSALQNNMDLQTTWYRLQESQAIIDRVSAEMYPSFDGSAQAEINNRQSEFQQSQRFRIGLYSEYEIDLWGRINSSVEAQQFRAAASFEDYQTAVISLSAEISRTWYNLVVATNQLQLAENQVETNEKTLSLIKIRFGSGQIRGVDILRQIQLLEATKEQKINAELNVKILENQLAVLVGKSPQEKPGYLLPPLPEPPALPDPGIPATLIQRRPDVRSAYNLLQAADREAAAAISNKYPRLTLSASISSGAYDIEDLFTDLGRGIAANLLAPVFRGGELNAEADRAEALKQQRLYQYGNVVLTAFREVEDALVQEQKQIQIIKSIQEQVELAAKTIEQLKTEYLNGMSNYLDVLTALDEEQQLRRDLLRAKLALIEYRIALYRALAGGLESQQNL